A region from the Cydia fagiglandana chromosome 23, ilCydFagi1.1, whole genome shotgun sequence genome encodes:
- the LOC134675787 gene encoding trypsin CFT-1-like: MRVAVLLLGVVVAVSALPRTEPPSQRIVGGSVTTIENYPYHAGLLSTWDLNWFSQSCGGTILNNRSILTAAHCFWYYTAANRFRVRIGSTWANSGGVVHTVSQNILHPSFNRNTLDSDVAIVRLASVITFNNQARAGSIAGANYNVADNQAVWATGWGATAFNGPASEQLRHVQIWTVNQSVCVARYNELRLVVTDNMLCSGWLDVGGRDQCQGDSGGPLIHNGVVVGVCSWGHQCAVARYPGVNARVSRFTAWITANA, encoded by the exons ATGCGTGTTGCTGTATTACTTCTTGGGGTGGTGGTGGCCGTTTCGG CCTTACCCCGGACAGAACCCCCCAGCCAAAGGATTGTGGGAGGGTCTGTGACCACTATCGAAAACTACCCGTACCATGCTGGGTTGCTGTCGACGTGGGATTTGAACTGGTTCAGCCAGAGTTGCGGAGGCACCATCCTGAACAACAGATCTATTCTTACCGCGGCCCATTGCTTCTG GTACTACACCGCCGCCAACCGCTTCCGCGTCCGCATCGGTTCCACCTGGGCTAACAGCGGCGGCGTCGTCCACACCGTCTCTCAGAACATTCTCCACCCCAGCTTCAACCGCAACACCCTGGACAGTGACGTCGCTATCGTCCGTCTCGCCTCCGTTATCACTTTCAACAACCAGGCCCGCGCGGGTTCTATCGCTGGCGCTAATTACAATGTCGCTGATAATCAGGCGGTTTGGGCGACAGGATGGGGTGCTACAGCG TTCAACGGTCCTGCCTCCGAGCAACTCCGTCACGTCCAGATCTGGACTGTAAACCAATCGGTCTGCGTGGCTCGCTACAACGAGCTCCGCCTGGTCGTGACCGACAACATGCTGTGTTCCGGCTGGTTGGACGTCGGCGGCCGTGACCAGTGCCAGGGCGACTCTGGCGGCCCTCTCATCCACAATGGTGTCGTTGTTGGTGTCTGCTCTTGGGGACATCAGTGCGCCGTTGCCAGGTATCCTGGCGTTAACGCTAGGGTGTCCAGGTTTACTGCCTGGATCACGGCCAATGCCTAA